The sequence CAGGTCTGAACTTTCGACAACCGAAAATCAATAACGAAAATCAAAGAgaagaaaaccaaaatcaaatcactcattcacctgatgaagcttctataaataagtagcgaaagcttgtgCGTCAAATTAATAGTTATCCTAcatagtactactcgtctggTTATTTATTCTAAACCCAGTTAACACGGTTACTCTACGaatcttttcaaaatcaaagaatTCAACATCAACCGTACGTACCGTCTCCGGGAAGGTAATGATCGACGTAGTTCTCGATGATGTCCATCGCGCCGTCCAACCTAGTGGCGACCTTCTGTCCAAGGGGCGTCTTCAACGAGTCGTCGATTTTTCGGATGCTGAAATCTTTCGCCTGAATCGCCTTCTCGATGCCGTAGTCTTTAACGCTCGATACGGTTGACGTCGTGTATTCTTTCGCGTCTTTCACTTTGTTGCAGGTGTACGTCGTTACGTCAGCGACCGTGTCACGGGTGAACGTTTTCACGCTGTTCGCCGTGTTGATTCCGTACTTGGTCGCCGCCGTCACTTTGTCGACCGTCGGTTTCAAAGTCGAGTCGTAAACCTTCTTCGTCTCGCCCAAAACCTTGAAAGATAAATAATCAGACGGACGTCAAAAAATCGGGTGACCACTTTCCgtccatttacaaatcccccGAGGTTTCACAGATTTTTCAGTGCAATTACATAGAATTCCGGAGTgacaattagagaaatttctaggcttaaaacaatacaattcattcatttttcaaagaatCACGTAATGATTAAGAAACAAATGGTCGATAACGTTATCCGAAATTCCccaagttttccaggtttttggtaaaatttgtcaaattccccgagttttccacTCGGTCCTCGAATTTAACATTGAAGTAAGAATTAGGCCAATAATTTCAATCCAATAATAGTTTTTCTATTGCCAATTTCTTACCTCTTCAGTCGGTTTAGTAATGATTGGATACTTTTCTTCCAATTTGTCCAATTGGGAACAGGCGATCGAGTTCAAGGCATCCactagaaaataataatgaccacaatcaattaactCGTAGGCTTCAGAGCTTCTCGGAAAGTCGAACTAAATGCTCAAATAAACCAGTAAAACTAATGATATGATAATTTTTAACATCTacgtattaaaaatatatcacCATGCTTAAAGATTATCGACAGTTTACTATAAAATTCTAGAACTACTTTAATGATTTAACAGAAAGAAAATAAGCCCAAAATGCAATAGGCCTACCGTAAgttaaataatttcaaaatgtaactGAAGTCTTACATTTTCCTTCAAATCGGTTGGTGACAATCGGAACAGCCGTGTCCGACACCTTTTTGGTAACGGATTCAGCCGATTCCAAAGTGTACTTAACGAGCCTATTGCCTTCTTTGGCGCGGTCATAAAGGCTCGTCACCTGGGATAGCGCAGATGCCACAACTGGGTAGCTACCGACTCGTTTTACTGCAACGCAATGTTCTTCGTCCATTTTCCTTTTCTGTTCAGCTTTACGGTACATACAATCTGCATAGAAAATAATACCGTATTAGATCCATGCGTTCAATCGAGAAAAAGGCAAAGGAGGGTTAATCATGAGGGTTAATCATCATCTTAATTTAGCATCACCTAGGCTACGTGACGAGACCGAGTGCAtctacagggtccctacagtcattcctggatgtTAGGAGTTTTCAACGAGAttaaaaggagaaaatttccaATCTCGAGGCATCTGCATCACTTCCATATCCCAATTGCTGTAGACTCCTATCTGCCTTCCTTTTTAAGCTAGGTGGTGCATAGGTCTTTTTTCCCTTTAGGGTAGTACTCATGGATGAATAAAAGCTCACAGGATTTGtggaaaattaaattttacaAATGGTAAATCAGCAGCAGGTAGCATTAGGATTTAAGAATTTCCTAGGGAGGACACCAGCCACACCACCCTCTCTGTGGTACTGAAATGAGCAATCAGAAACTGAGGTTGAATTCACCCCACCCAGCTGGCTGGCAATTTTTGGCATAGCCTATTGCCTGTTGGCCGTATTTGgcttcaataaattattagctGTGCCTGAGGTGGCTTGTATCACATGATTTATTATCAGACCTACCCGGTAAACCTAAAATGATAAGCATTGTGAATCACCCCCTGCTTTGGAACACAAAAAAGAACAGAGGCAGTTTCAATTCAGCCAGAGTCAAAGGCCATCTATTGACGTTTTCAGTCACTGTCAGCTGATCGCAACTCGAACCCGGAAGTTAAATGACGACACCAAAAGTTGAATGAAACTCCTCATTTTTCTATGATCTCGATGAAGTTACTCAATGAGTATGACTTACGAAATATCcctaattcatttattaatcagGTTACCTTCTACTTACCCTGCTCACTGGTATTGAAGTAGTGAAATGTGTCGATTATAGCCGCAATTTATACCAGAAACTTCAGCGACGATAAGAGCTGACGTATACCAGTCAAATGACGCAATTAACgcggaccaatcagcgaataACTGACGTCATCTAGAGCACCTAGCAGCCAATCAGCGATCTAGTCTATCGATATGGTTTTTGAACTTTGGACCCGGTATACGTAGTTTGGAGTGACTGATTCGTGCACGGCTCCGATAAGAATTAACTCGAACATTCCTAGAAATACATTCGGGAAGTTTTTGCCGTTACCGGTTATGGTCTCATAGATATACTTTCGGAACACGGTTCAAGGTCCGGTTTCATGTACAAATTTTTTCGTTTGATCACTATTTCGGTTGCaacatttttatttatgaTGTTTGCAATGTGGGCACTACAAAAAGTAACAATTTTGTTCATGAGACAGTGAAAATGAACCCGATTCAACTTTTTTTAGAGATAATTTAAGGAATTCTAGTCAGAGTCTATAGTCAAAAAGTGCAAAGTTCAGCACAATGAGTCATGAGGTATTTTGTGTGAACTCCATGCAGCATGTTCCGCAGTCATTGATGACAGTGGAGTGTGGCTTCGCTAAACTATGGAGAGTTGTATTTTTTTGTTAAGATTCtactttcttttcaaaatacCGGGCTCCCGAGCCGAGGACAGCAAAAACTACCAAATTCAAAGACCAGAAATACGAGACAAtgtgataataatttatttaaacatttaTGTACATCAAATACTAATACATGATCATCAGTAGTGGACATCGATTGATTAAAAAACATCGAATTGTGAGAGAAATGCACACTCGGGtcgtcatttcaatacacgtGAACCATCCCATATAAAAACCTATAAAAATAAGCACTCAAGTGAAGGAGAATAGTGCAAAGTCCTGATTACAAAGTTCAGATAATACAAGTGTCTCGACATGCATTATCAAATAAGATTTCAAAAAGGATACgtccaaaacaaaatatacgtCTGAAAAAGAATGGAGTCaaggaaaacattttttaatatACGTCAGTTGTCCAATTCAAGTCTCGTCTCAAAGCAGTTCTTTTTCGTGCATACTTAGATACTCCAGAGGAGCGCTTTCGAAGTTTATCTTGCAATGGAATTACAGCACTTAATAAATACCattttaattatcattatcataaaaatttctatttgctgtaaaatattcattttttacaaaaatagaaatgtcCAACTATCAAATTTTCAGATGGATTGGAATATAAGACCCCTTTCCTGAAAAGTTTTGCTTTTGTTCTCTTCTTTCACAACTGAGACTCTTTCAACACGACCacttgaaaatataaacacagttttttctttcttttacgtaactgataaaaaaaaatttcaaaattgataaaattccATATAGGCGTCTCATTTAGCCTCTATCCAGTATTCTaatcgtttttcttttttctaaaaGGACTGATATTTGATAACATGTCATACACATATATTAAAGGATACGAATAAACCACCAAGAAGTCCACCAGTGAATAGTTCAATCCTAGAACGAAAGAATTTACTCCATTGCGATCCAGCTTTGAGAAAAAGCATCACctgaaaaatttaaagaaaCACATAATTAATGGAAACTTCATTTTAACGAAGACTGGTTTAAAAATACAAATAGTGTTAGTTGAAACATGACCCTCGACCAACTTTTCAGATGATCAATTAATGCACCTAAGTCAGCGCATGAGTGTGTTGCATTATTTGATAGAACTGGattgtaaaatgttttcaacATCTATAGTCAATTTTCAGGGTCCCAAtcgatcagtcattcctggatataagttttCAAGGGGACAGtctcaaatttcaaggaagtgtCTGCAATTACTGTAGACTACTAACTCAATACTTAGCTAAACCATTGATTTGGAGGTTTTGTCAGCAAAATTTTATGCCATACTTAACTATATTTGGTAACCTCCTAATTGTGTAAAAAATCTCATTGTCCCAACTTTGGTTCTGATTTAGGCGTAGTCTACTTGTACAGctacaaactagacaaaaatttctaatggcttatttctcaaaattgaaggagttttgggTATTTTGCTCGAATTAATGAGTTTCAAAAACCTTTAAACGCATTTTTGgtttagaaggagtttttaaggaatcaatgaTTCATAGGGTCTATTGTTTGTAACCTTCTCGGAGAGGTCGCCATCTTATGGAATATAAGTTTTATCATGATTAACAATTTTTCTAtgctttattttcaaatcaataaaaagtCATGGTTTTTactaggcatggaaacatattgtaaaACAGATGCAGTAACTTTTCTCCATGCGATTCTTCAATACGGTGTTAAACGAATACGAAAACGATAACTCATTCAGACTGCGAAGTTTCACAGCTCATATTTCAAGATCACTTCGAGGTACGGTATGTACTCTAAGAATTGGCCAAATAtcctcaaaaaaaaaaacaggttaAAAACAACGAACATAGACAAGAGCATCATGTGGAAGAAGAAAATGACTTACAGATAACATGAACGacgtgatgaaataaaatataaatccgTATAAACTCGTCAGACCCATGATTCCTGCTGTACAGCCGGCTAGAGCGCACATCGACGTTCGACAATAATCCAGAAATGCAGCATTTGATCTGATTGCACCTTCACTGTACGCAACATTATCTACAATATAAGAAGTAATGTTTTTTGTGTCAATTTGATATGCCACAATATAATTGATCAACAGTTTAACCTGTCTCTcagtagctcagtgagataagccGTGAATCTGTTGCattcttcataaaaataaagagTAACAAGTGGGTTCatgtcctgctggctgcttagATCAAAGGCCATCCCGTCGTGAAGTTAAAGAATAATCCaattgggaaaccaagatccaagcaACGTAAAGCCAAACCAAACGAATGATCGTATAGTTTCAACATTGGATATTTACATAAACCACAAAACAAGCGACTAGCAAGTAAGGTGTATTTGGTAGCCCCATCCAATTTCAAAAGCTTACCCCCAGGATTGTATTAGGTAactttaaattaatgagagGAGGCCTAGTCCTCCTTTTGAACTTTTTGGTTTGATCATGAAAcggaaaacaaaatggcggattTTTGAACTACCGGTACAGAAAATTAAGGTTTATAGTATAGGTTCTTGAGGGTTAGGGTTTGGTTAAGGCTGTACAAAGTAATATGTTataatagtgaaggttttttTGGGTTAGTGCCTTAGGTTCtacaattagtaaatattCTTATAAAGTCTGTTTGCCACCGGCTACtgtctactgtctgtcacacctctccgtgcgacgttttggtccgtaatttcgttaatttaTCTGGGAATATTGTCTATCAATTTGTCCAgttaaggaatttgcattcagaaattaattatgaattggcacaaatttgtttgtgttttcatctatcagcgattgtttacctagcatacgctcacgtaatgctgaaaaacggcttttgcGGCCAGTCACGTGGCGCCAACTAGGGTATTTTGTTATGCTTATAAATAGGTGATGACGTCAAAGCAACGTTTCTGAGCGTCAGCGGAGCAGTTTTTTAGCATCAGGCGAGCGTATGCAGAGTAAATTATCGCcgagaaatgaaaacaaaaacatttttagtaaaaattgttgattatttctgaatgcaaattccgaaaggtgtgacagacagtagccTCAAATTAGACTAAGAATAATGTCATCTCTAGTAAAGCTTCCAACGATCGGGTAGTTTCTCGAAAAGTGGAAATGAGGGTGACTGTGAACATCATAATTTTTACGACATGACACACTCTGTTGGAAATATGGAGCTTAGCAAAATTCGCTCAGACTACACACGTCATTTCCTGGCCGGCGGCAGTCATAATTAACTGTGTATAAGACAGTTTTTCGAGGTTTCAAGTGTATCCAATAAAAGAAATACAAAGTATCCCCTGTAAAGTCACGGTCTTTTATGTGGTCAAAGAGACGCAACAGCACAAAACCAAACCTTTTGGAACCTTTCCAGCCTTTAACGTGACAGTGGTCGCCATATTTGCTaattaccaaaataaattgtctcttatttgtttagatttgaattgaattgatggtTCGAATTGATTGATTACTGATGACTGGTGGCTGAATTGAAGCTAACTGATATTGAAAAAGCGTAAAATGGTTCTTAATCGATCCACTCGGTTTAGCTTATTTTATCACCGCGCTGTGCACAGCGTTGTATTTTGATTCGGTTTCATTCGGTAAATATTCTAACCATACGTTTACGTTATGTGGAGACTTCcgttaccattaaaaaatttttttgaaatttattgggtttttatttgattttgttgtttCTCTTGTGTCTGGTAAGTTTCTGAAATGCATTGTCGTCTTAAATTCTTCAGCTCACCATGACATTTCACCCGGTCGTCAGTCGATAGTTGCTTTTTAATGGCGCTCCATTACTGCAAGAATTATGCTTGCATGAACGACTGAACGTGACAGTACAGTAGACAGTAGAGGCCTTTTTATGAACACTCGATTAATATATTCGAGTatgcaaaacgtttttatgagcATGGGTTATGTCATAATCCGTCATTTTCATGAACATTGGTTATCATAATCGATTAGCATACTCAGCATACTCGCTCGGCGACCAAGTATGCCGATTATCTAATCCAACCGATATGGTGTTCTCGGTAGAAGTCGCTGCTGAGTAGgccataattgaataatttctacctggcgtttttatcaaccaacataCCCGGTTATGCTAATTGACACTAATCGGCTATATAATCTAAATAGCTaatctatttcgattttgctGGTTCATAAAAAGGCCTTAGTTGACaccatcctcacttgccagggtttgattgcctcccacCGAAGTTCATGCAAACACAAACCTAGGCCGCAAACCCTTCATTCTATTGCATTGCCATGGCCCAatttcttgggcggacagGTTGCCACTAAGTAAAAGCGGCCACCAGTCAGTCTATGTAACAAACTGAAAATGTGAggccaaataaaaaaaattagttgtttatcgtccttattttcaaaaagcttGGGTCGGCCGGGaggttttttagatttttttattttagatcGAGTGTTGTAAATGATATACGATTGATGAAATAAAGCATGTTTTCCATCGACTGGAAGTGTGGCGCCACAAGCAATACagatacaattcaattcatagaactttattaacttagattttaaaatcgatcTAAATATGCTCCACAACCGGAAATCCACGCTGTGTACGCTCCATAACGGAATATTGACTTCAATTTGTTATTCAGTGAACGTACTTCGTCGATCGATAAATCGTTTTGTTTGCTGCTATACTGTCCTACAATCGACATGAAACGGCAGCTATGGCAAGTATTTTCGATTGGAACCAAAATAGaacacaataaaaaaaaaaaaaattgggtcgggTATTTTTCGTAGGGTCGGGCGGGGACGAtaaacaactaattttttttatttggccTAATGATAGATATCAAGTTATTGACACTAAGTGGACATAAGTGTGTTTCCTATTGACATAAATCAAACTAACAGGAATTCCAAACAATTAAATTGACTTATAACTTGAAAAGTGTGAATTACTTTTTCACGTCATTAACCAATGACTCTTCACAGATCTATTGATAATGTGTTGACTTGGTTCGTCAAACAAATGAACAGAAACCGATGCCAAGACTCATCCGCTGCACGAATGATTAGTGACAGTGTCTTATAGTTCTTCTAATTCTACCCCATCACCAGTCAATAACAATGTGCAGATGACTTATCGGTTCATAACTTTGGTTGTTGGATCTGTAAGATAGGAAATACTGATATATGTCCTGCCCTAATTTAAGGTTTTACCGGGATCTGTACCCTCAACCTCTCCATTGCGAGTCAAATGCCTCATCCATCAAGCTATGGAGACAAATAACTCAATTGAAccacaggggcttgtaaacTAGCTTGGATTGAAGGATCATTATCAGGTGGTCGCGATGCCTTACTAtaaaaataacaagggatgaaacagCTTGGCTTTTGCCTGTGACCGTATTGATGCTGCGGAACCCACGGCACTGCGCATGCACGGCAACTTCCGAGCGATTGTGAGCTGTCAATCAAACAACACATTACAGTTTTTctatatcaattcaaaaattgatactTTCCTTAGAAGTGTGATTGCCTTGGCTAGACAGAGGTTTTtgagaaaaatcaattgaacttGAACTGACCATGGACTTCGGAAAGTTGCTGCGCATGCGAAGTGGTTGCTGCCGCATCAATACGGTCACAGGCAAAAGCAAAGCcatttcatcccttgttaaGTAAGGCGTCGCGACCGCCTGATAATGAACGACCAATTGTTCATCGGAACTTTATAACCGATTGAAGAATTGATTAAACTTGAATAGGATTGTAAATGGCCCCCTATTTCATTTCACAATCTAACAAAACTTCTTACGCAACCTTTCGTGTTCTGATTTTTTTAGACAGCTGCTAGTAGGCTGATTTATGATTGATATTCGTGTTTGAAGTCtaagattttgaatatttacggAGAAACAATTATTGGTAAGTAGTAATTTTTTGAAGCATTTATTTTGTACATGAGTTGTTTTTGTACTAAATAATGGAAATCACTTAATTTCCCTCATATTTCAAGCCCCAACGTGAACCCTTAGTGTGTCGACTGTGTTATAGGGGGCAGCCTTGTAGTTGTACATttgatgactgtggtttgtcctgcatttggacgcagcaattcatgactaacagtaaatctttttcaaaacgaataaaacagatactccgtgaccagcaccttcaagaaactgtatctgccataaatactaatccgatatacactaactttaggcaatataaaaatgatattaggttagagaagtatataatagaacttggtgatgacttaggaactagtttatttgaatttagggtcgggtcctatattttacctgtgaacaaattttcaaaccttcatttagacagagccgatagaatatgccccgcttgtaatactttaggtgacgaatcccattttctgtttgactgtaccttacttaacgaacaacgcaaaaactttttgaatttgaatacctttaatacccttgatattctgaaaaacccaacggtcaacttagctaaattcattaagaccggcttagatgtatatagatcttccaatagtatatatagtattgtaaatagttgatgtatatatatatttcgttacgttttcattctctaaattttaatcacttcagtgttgtt is a genomic window of Tubulanus polymorphus chromosome 5, tnTubPoly1.2, whole genome shotgun sequence containing:
- the LOC141906406 gene encoding perilipin-2-like isoform X3, which produces MHSVSSRSLDCMYRKAEQKRKMDEEHCVAVKRVGSYPVVASALSQVTSLYDRAKEGNRLVKYTLESAESVTKKVSDTAVPIVTNRFEGKLDALNSIACSQLDKLEEKYPIITKPTEEVLGETKKVYDSTLKPTVDKVTAATKYGINTANSVKTFTRDTVADVTTYTCNKVKDAKEYTTSTVSSVKDYGIEKAIQAKDFSIRKIDDSLKTPLGQKVATRLDGAMDIIENYVDHYLPGDDEEKQDEGDEKVDTLTHVGLLSSKLRKRMFTRAMNDLTNIRTRSTETLSKLNFTVDLIQYARTNIDVAGHKLDGARQHFQDIFEEINRDECPEEDNGEISETDKTFERRAIRYARYLTIQLKQGLTAGQASAKALPETIAQTMEQARQYSEDLYTLFKLAKTEDMSNVFLENVRGTMSYLHNTLGDLTDLVVGTWPVNQLTKPRSNKALKMAGGKKSEGDVEEKNAEEIEMESMN
- the LOC141905642 gene encoding ER membrane protein complex subunit 6-like is translated as MATTVTLKAGKVPKDNVAYSEGAIRSNAAFLDYCRTSMCALAGCTAGIMGLTSLYGFIFYFITSFMLSVMLFLKAGSQWSKFFRSRIELFTGGLLGGLFTYILFWTFLYGMVHVY
- the LOC141906406 gene encoding perilipin-2-like isoform X4 → MHSVSSRSLDCMYRKAEQKRKMDEEHCVAVKRVGSYPVVASALSQVTSLYDRAKEGNRLVKYTLESAESVTKKVSDTAVPIVTNRFEGKLDALNSIACSQLDKLEEKYPIITKPTEEVLGETKKVYDSTLKPTVDKVTAATKYGINTANSVKTFTRDTVADVTTYTCNKVKDAKEYTTSTVSSVKDYGIEKAIQAKDFSIRKIDDSLKTPLGQKVATRLDGAMDIIENYVDHYLPGDDEEKQDEGDEKVDTLTHVGLLSSKLRKRMFTRAMNDLTNIRTRSTETLSKLNFTVDLIQYARTNIDVAGHKLDGARQHFQDIFEEINRDECPEEDNGEISETDKTFERRAIRYARYLTIQLKQGLTAGQASAKALPETIAQTMEQARQYSEDLYTLFKLAKTEDMSNVFLENVRGTMSYLHNTLGDLTDLVVGTWPVNQLALKMAGGKKSEGDVEEKNAEEIEMESMN